One window of Trichoderma breve strain T069 chromosome 3, whole genome shotgun sequence genomic DNA carries:
- a CDS encoding alpha/beta hydrolase family domain-containing protein yields MSTSSGSITTFDGVTLRYITAGKESDPVLLLLPGWFQTAIQWRKQIAYFGTKYRVIALDHRGQGDSDKPGRGYRVTRLAADLHDIITQLDLKGVILCGHSMGCSVIWAYWDAFAASRTRVSRLILVDQSPCMTADPAWEPGVAKTLGAIFTPGKAHEMGISFRSQGGYEFASGFLKSLFSPLLSTEDFEWTAQQCSKMKLEDAAALLVNHVALDWRDVLPTITIPTLVVGAEGSVFGGECSRWVASHIPGSKLEIFEEDEGGSHFMFWENDTKFNKVVEEFLQG; encoded by the coding sequence ATGTCAACATCCTCCGGCAGCATTACAACTTTTGATGGAGTGACGCTCCGATACATCACTGCCGGAAAAGAGTCTGACCCTGTTCTACTCTTGCTTCCTGGCTGGTTCCAAACTGCAATCCAATGGCGAAAGCAAATTGCTTATTTCGGCACCAAGTACCGTGTTATAGCACTTGACCATCGTGGTCAAGGTGATTCTGACAAGCCTGGTCGAGGGTACCGAGTGACACGATTGGCCGCAGACTTGCACGACATCATCACTCAGTTGGATCTAAAAGGCGTGATTCTCTGCGGACACTCTATGGGCTGTTCAGTGATTTGGGCATATTGGGATgcttttgcagcttctcgcaCACGAGTTTCTCGACTCATACTTGTCGACCAATCACCTTGTATGACCGCAGATCCAGCATGGGAACCAGGCGTTGCAAAGACTTTAGGAGCGATATTCACGCCTGGCAAGGCTCACGAAATGGGAATCAGCTTCCGCAGTCAAGGAGGCTACGAGTTTGCATCAGGATTCTTGAAATCTTTGTTCTCGCCACTACTGAGTACGGAAGACTTTGAATGGACGGCTCAGCAATGCAGTaagatgaagctggaggaTGCTGCGGCGCTGTTGGTAAACCACGTGGCACTAGATTGGAGAGATGTTCTTCCAACAATCACTATTCCCACACTCGTTGTCGGCGCTGAAGGAAGCGTTTTTGGTGGAGAGTGCAGTCGATGGGTAGCTTCGCATATACCAGGCAGCAAGTTAGAGAtttttgaagaagatgagggggGCAGTCACTTTATGTTTTGGGAAAACGATACCAAATTTAACAAGGTAGTTGAGGAGTTTTTACAGGGTTGA
- a CDS encoding sugar transporter domain-containing protein: protein MALSFLRENRFVRHFTPRLALSVALIALSTFNYGFDNQGIATSQAMLAYKKQFGDFNPKTNTYAIPTYYLSLLNSLNFIGFAVGLYIGSIISARYGRRMSMFCMSLWAMMSATVLISATTRGQVLAGRILNYTYIGMELSTCPPFQAEIVPAPIRGFAVGTYQTSLLLGGVIINSVCRGTSGLSSNAAWRIPMGLFYLVPLTVASCVWFIPESPRWLLLQDREEDALRSLQTLRGSDPDYNALEDLELLRLSLVEEHNKGRYSDLFRGTNRRRTLVAMGMNFFIQATGSPFTAAYGTLFVQSIGSINPFNYSIMSSCINFTCCLIGISITDKVGRRPILMTGSVLQVIWLFTMGGIGTSANPSLVQKQVIVAATALSSASLCFSWDPMNYIVTTELPASRLRDKTQRVASIVNVVTNFLFSFFTPYLLNAPYANLGGKVGFIFGALAICSFFFAYFCVPEMKGRSLEEINEMFDKKIPTRQFRNYVLEHRVSDKVDVIEMEKVPADRLGGIPEI, encoded by the exons ATGGCACTATCATTTCTTCGAGAAAACCGATTCGTTCGGCACTTTACCCCTCGGCTGGCACTCTCTGTCGCTCTGATTGCCCTGTCTACCTTCAACTATGGCTTTGATAACCAGGGGATTGCTACAAGTCAAGCGATGCTGGCATATAAGAAGCAATTCGGAGATTTTAACCCAAAAACCAACACATATGCCATACCCACCTACTACCTGTCTCTTCTGAACAGCCTCAACTTCATTGGCTTCGCTGTTG GTCTTTACATCGGAAGCATCATCAGTGCTCGCTATGGTCGTAGGATGTCCATGTTTTGCATGTCCCTTTGGGCTATGATGTCCGCGACAGTGCTCATCTCGGCCACAACGAGAGGGCAAGTCCTCGCGGGTCGCATCCTTAACTACACATATATCGGCATGGAACTCTCTACATGTCCTCCATTCCAAGCCGAGATTGTCCCAGCTCCCATTCGAGGCTTCGCTGTTGGAACGTATCAAACCAGCTTGTTGCTCGGTGgagtcatcatcaacagcgTCTGCCGCGGCACAAGTGGGCTTTCGAGCAATGCAGCATGGAGAATTCCAATGGGTCTCTTCTATCTTGTCCCATTGACAGTCGCATCATGCGTCTGGTTCATCCCGGAATCCCCTCGATGGCTACTGCTCCAAGATAGGGAGGAGGACGCTCTCCGGTCTCTGCAAACACTCCGCGGCTCCGACCCAGATTACAATGCGCTTGAAGATCTTGAGCTACTGCGACTCTCCCTCGTAGAGGAGCACAATAAAGGACGGTATTCTGATCTTTTCCGAGGCACCAACCGGAGACGCACACTTGTCGCCATGGGCATGAACTTCTTTATCCAAGCCACAGGATCCCCATTCACCGCCGCATACGGGACCCTCTTTGTCCAATCCATTGGCTCCATCAATCCCTTTAATTATTCCATCATGAGCTCATGCATCAACTTCACCTGTTGTCTGATCGGAATCTCGATTACAGACAAGGTTGGTCGTCGTCCAATCCTCATGACGGGCTCAGTCCTCCAGGTGATCTGGCTATTCACCATGGGAGGCATCGGAACGTCGGCGAATCCCTCGCTCGTTCAAAAACAAGTGATAGTGGCTGCTACGGCTCTTTCATCGGCCAGTTTGTGCTTCAGCTGGGACCCCATGAACTACATTGTTACGACGGAACTTCCAGCGTCGCGATTACGTGACAAGACCCAAAGAGTTGCTTCCATTGTCAATGTTGTGACGAA ctttctcttttcattctttACTCCGTATCTACTCAATGCTCCCTACGCAAATTTGGGGGGCAAGGTGGGCTTCATATTCGGAGCTCTAGCTATATGctcattcttctttgcctATTTCTGTGTTCCGGAGATGAAAGGACGGAGTTTGGAGGAAATTAACGAAATGTTTGACAAAAAGATACCGACTAGACAATTCCGCAACTACGTGCTGGAACACAGGGTTAGCGACAAGGTGGATGTGATCGAGATGGAAAAGGTGCCCGCTGATAGATTAGGAGGCATACCCGAGATATAG